The Kroppenstedtia pulmonis genome has a segment encoding these proteins:
- a CDS encoding acetamidase/formamidase family protein, translated as MNQVVKKKNPVYSFSKEHEPVCQVKAGERLTIETYDCFEDQITSDETKMSHIDWNRINPATGPLYVQDAQPGDTLAVTIHQIDIHDHGILATGPNLGAMGDRLKELTFKRLRIQNGKALFNENLHIPLHKMIGVMGVAPEGEAVPCGSPGNHGGNLDTKLITEGATIYFPVFHEGALFGLGDMHGAMGDGEVGGSGIEVGGKADLTIDVIKDKHIQHPVVVNQEGVSVLVSADTLDEATKTAVATMADLLLPHLDMDLSELTMLMSAIGQAQVSQVVNPIVTARFSMPKWILEQYQIKLF; from the coding sequence ATGAATCAAGTGGTCAAGAAAAAAAATCCCGTTTATTCCTTCAGTAAGGAGCATGAACCTGTTTGCCAGGTGAAAGCCGGAGAGCGACTAACCATCGAAACCTATGACTGCTTTGAGGATCAGATTACCTCTGATGAAACCAAAATGAGCCACATCGACTGGAATCGTATCAACCCGGCTACAGGGCCTTTATATGTGCAAGATGCGCAGCCGGGAGACACCCTCGCTGTCACCATTCATCAAATTGATATCCATGACCACGGCATCTTAGCAACGGGACCAAACCTTGGTGCAATGGGAGACCGCTTGAAGGAATTAACCTTTAAAAGGTTACGGATTCAAAATGGAAAAGCCCTCTTTAACGAAAACCTTCATATTCCCCTTCACAAAATGATTGGTGTCATGGGAGTGGCTCCTGAAGGAGAAGCCGTTCCCTGTGGATCACCGGGAAACCATGGCGGAAACCTTGATACCAAACTCATCACGGAAGGGGCAACGATTTATTTTCCTGTTTTTCATGAGGGTGCCTTATTCGGATTAGGGGACATGCATGGGGCGATGGGGGATGGTGAAGTCGGAGGATCCGGCATTGAGGTGGGGGGAAAAGCAGACCTTACCATCGATGTAATCAAAGACAAACACATTCAGCATCCTGTCGTTGTCAATCAGGAGGGAGTCAGTGTACTGGTGTCAGCTGACACATTGGATGAAGCAACCAAAACTGCTGTTGCAACCATGGCTGATCTGTTACTTCCTCATCTTGATATGGACTTAAGTGAACTCACCATGCTTATGAGCGCCATTGGTCAAGCACAAGTGTCCCAAGTTGTAAACCCAATCGTAACAGCACGCTTCTCCATGCCTAAATGGATTTTGGAGCAGTATCAAATAAAGCTTTTTTAA
- a CDS encoding ParB N-terminal domain-containing protein, which produces MTQTMTDLHWSELDQLVGHEEVDPDRLERIVSEIRGAGYLSDPVLVTPLGSRWLILDGAHRVASLKRLGCRRVPLQIANYGEWELGGWFHAIPERLWTENLIGTGEKKEWEESGIQIETRTDRRIIRLGWTGKEPDMPGLQKWRYWVASYMRHCSVRRIPDDQPPIPRSGEWCILHPVLDWSLIRNIVEKGEVFPAGVTRFHFPDRVTGLEIPLEGLGYSCCFEGFSDLSMER; this is translated from the coding sequence ATGACACAAACGATGACCGACCTTCACTGGAGTGAACTGGATCAACTGGTGGGGCATGAAGAGGTGGACCCGGATCGACTGGAGCGGATTGTATCGGAAATCCGGGGAGCCGGATATCTGTCGGATCCGGTGTTAGTCACACCCCTAGGGAGTCGATGGCTGATTTTGGATGGTGCCCACCGGGTGGCATCATTGAAACGATTGGGGTGTCGCCGGGTTCCTCTGCAAATTGCGAATTACGGAGAGTGGGAGTTGGGGGGATGGTTTCATGCTATACCGGAAAGGTTGTGGACAGAAAACCTTATCGGTACGGGGGAGAAAAAAGAGTGGGAGGAGTCGGGAATTCAAATTGAGACCCGGACAGATCGACGAATCATTCGCCTTGGTTGGACCGGGAAGGAGCCCGATATGCCAGGTTTGCAGAAATGGCGGTACTGGGTGGCTTCCTATATGCGTCACTGTTCTGTAAGACGCATACCCGATGACCAACCGCCGATTCCCCGAAGTGGTGAATGGTGTATTCTCCATCCTGTTTTGGATTGGAGTTTGATCCGAAATATAGTGGAAAAAGGAGAAGTCTTCCCTGCGGGGGTAACGAGATTTCACTTCCCGGACCGAGTCACTGGCTTGGAGATTCCCTTGGAGGGATTGGGTTATTCGTGCTGTTTTGAGGGGTTTTCAGATTTAAGTATGGAAAGATAA